A single region of the Gossypium arboreum isolate Shixiya-1 chromosome 12, ASM2569848v2, whole genome shotgun sequence genome encodes:
- the LOC108478954 gene encoding U-box domain-containing protein 19-like: MIQKKFSEVDRRIFSFPAVHPCEAVSPATLLGSLIVLSQNIGNYQSKFFASQRRNSREAIRKIGILLVFFEEIHDRGLILPETAVLCFSELHLTFQKIRFLLEDCSREGARLWILMKSEMVVTQFRVLIRTVATALDILPLNSMDICGEVKELVELVAKQARKARIEIDPNDERAMRRVLSVLDRFEKGIEPEFQVLKWVLDYLEIKTWSDCNKEIKFLEEQCVESEDREVPFLSSLLGFMCYCRVRIFDTLDYQNADQTDVRCNMEVLSCLNPEDFRCPISLELMIDPVTVSTGQTYDRSSIQKWLKAGHTICPKTGEKLTNTELVPNTNLRKLIHQFCADNGLSLAKTGKKSRDITRTILPGSPAAAEAMKFLSRIVVRNLVFGTSEQKNKAAYEIRLLAKANIFNRSCLIEAGTIPPLLNLLYSFNKSIQENAIAALLKLSKHANGKKIVVENGGLRSIVAVLKRGISLEAKQIAAATIFYLSSVKGYRRLIGEIDETIPALVDLIKEGTPCGKKNGVVALFGLALYHGNRQRVIDAGTIPLLLHIIASSNKDELIVDSLALLATLVECLDGTLAILQASSFPLITRILQSTTSQAGKEHCVSIFLSCCNNGGDEAVAVLAKDTSVMSSLYSVTTDGTALASKKARSLVKMLHKFHETSSSGQGCQACTNEQSVHVW, encoded by the coding sequence ATGATACAAAAGAAATTCAGTGAAGTTGATCGCCGGATTTTTTCTTTTCCGGCAGTTCATCCTTGCGAAGCAGTATCTCCGGCGACCCTTCTCGGTTCCTTAATAGTTCTTTCTCAAAATATCGGTAATTACCAATCGAAATTCTTCGCTAGCCAAAGAAGAAATTCCCGGGAGGCAATTCGAAAAATCGGGATTTTACTTGTGTTTTTCGAGGAGATTCACGATCGGGGTTTAATTCTTCCCGAGACGGCCGTTCTTTGTTTCTCCGAGCTCCATCTTACTTTCCAAAAAATCCGGTTCTTATTGGAGGATTGTTCACGAGAAGGAGCAAGGCTATGGATTTTAATGAAGTCAGAGATGGTCGTCACTCAATTCCGCGTGCTTATTAGAACTGTGGCCACCGCCTTAGACATTTTGCCGTTGAATTCGATGGATATTTGCGGCGAAGTGAAGGAATTGGTGGAGTTGGTAGCGAAACAAGCACGGAAGGCGAGAATCGAAATCGACCCCAACGATGAACGAGCTATGAGACGAGTTCTTTCGGTTTTGGACCGGTTCGAGAAAGGAATAGAACCAGAATTTCAAGTCCTGAAATGGGTTCTTGATTATCTCGAGATCAAAACATGGAGCGATTGCAATAAGGAAATCAAGTTCTTGGAAGAACAATGTGTTGAAAGTGAAGACAGGGAAGTGCCGTTTCTAAGTAGTTTGCTGGGTTTCATGTGTTACTGTCGGGTAAGGATTTTCGATACATTAGATTACCAAAACGCCGACCAAACTGACGTACGATGTAATATGGAGGTTCTCAGTTGTTTAAATCCTGAAGATTTTCGTTGTCCGATATCATTAGAATTAATGATCGATCCTGTCACGGTCTCAACAGGACAAACGTATGATCGGTCTTCAATACAAAAATGGTTAAAAGCAGGGCATACAATTTGTCCCAAAACAGGGGAGAAACTAACCAATACTGAATTGGTTCCAAACACAAATCTCCGTAAGCTGATCCATCAATTCTGTGCCGACAATGGGTTGTCTCTAGCCAAAACAGGGAAGAAATCTCGGGACATAACGAGGACGATCCTTCCTGGAAGTCCGGCAGCCGCCGAGGCAATGAAGTTTCTGTCGAGGATAGTAGTGAGGAACCTGGTTTTTGGAACGAGTGAGCAAAAAAACAAGGCAGCTTACGAGATTCGTTTGCTTGCAAAAGCAAATATTTTTAACAGGTCTTGTCTGATTGAAGCTGGAACAATCCCACCACTTTTGAACTTGTTGTATTCTTTTAATAAGTCTATACAAGAGAATGCAATTGCAGCTCTTTTGAAGCTTTCAAAGCATGCAAATGGGAAGAAAATAGTGGTTGAAAATGGTGGATTGAGATCAATTGTTGCTGTTCTTAAAAGGGGAATAAGTTTAGAAGCAAAACAAATAGCTGCTGCGACTATATTTTATCTTTCTTCAGTGAAGGGATATAGAAGATTAATCGGTGAAATTGATGAAACAATCCCTGCACTTGTTGATCTTATTAAAGAAGGTACCCCATGTGGGAAAAAAAATGGAGTGGTAGCACTATTTGGTCTCGCTTTATACCATGGGAACCGTCAAAGGGTCATTGATGCTGGTACTATCCCGTTGCTCCTCCATATTATAGCGTCTTCGAATAAAGACGAGCTCATTGTGGATTCGTTAGCGCTTTTGGCAACGTTAGTCGAGTGTCTCGACGGAACGTTAGCGATCCTCCAGGCCTCCTCGTTTCCTTTAATAACCCGGATCTTGCAATCTACAACATCTCAAGCGGGGAAAGAGCATTGTGTTTCAATCTTCTTGTCTTGTTGCAATAATGGCGGTGACGAGGCCGTTGCCGTATTGGCTAAGGATACTTCGGTGATGAGCTCGTTGTACTCGGTTACGACGGACGGTACGGCTCTGGCAAGTAAAAAGGCTCGGTCGTTGGTAAAGATGCTTCATAAATTCCATGAAACAAGCTCGTCTGGACAAGGGTGTCAAGCATGTACGAATGAACAATCAGTTCATGTTTGGTAG